From a single Calothrix sp. NIES-2098 genomic region:
- a CDS encoding peptidoglycan glycosyltransferase, with protein sequence MALLQPSPFGNQKNTRTVGRSFQPIFLIIFTLLMTSAIGARLAYLQIVEGSNHRKRAESNRIRMIPKQPERGNIFDRNGKLLASTRYPRSVYLWPMAHTKPSWPVVGARLSKILDIPQAEIEKKLEEAGRNSSSLIRIARDLDEAEITALKEYQSELTDVEIHLDAVRYYPHGKAVAHVLGYTRELTAEQLKDKKQDGYRLGDVIGQMGVEKAYEKSLRGEWGGQQVEVDGAGRPLRVLGEKQAKAGNDLHLTIDLEMQKTAEKALGDRNGAIVAIDPKNGAVLAMVSHPTFDPNIFSKQKLTQKDWESVQGAEHPLVNRALSAFPPASTFKIVTTTAGLESGKFSPNTVLQTYGSLNIGGTTFGEWNHAGFGPLGFVGALQWSSDTFFYQIGRAVGGPTLIEWTRKYGFGEKTGFEFASEETKGLVPDETWKQKVWKMPWTVGDSINMSIGQGALQTTPLQVAIMFAVPANGGYRVQPHLLKDNEEAKNWRSSLDMKPTTIKVLQEGLRKVVAEGTGKALNQPTVPPVAGKSGTAEAWKRGVKQNHAWFGAYAPADKPELLIVAFAEHSGGGGGSVAAPIILEIMEEYFQRKYPGKYQKAAKAKT encoded by the coding sequence ATGGCATTATTGCAACCAAGTCCATTTGGCAACCAGAAAAATACACGTACAGTTGGCAGAAGCTTTCAGCCAATATTTCTGATTATATTTACTCTCTTGATGACAAGTGCCATAGGTGCGCGTTTGGCATACTTGCAAATTGTGGAAGGTTCAAATCACCGCAAACGAGCCGAATCTAACCGTATTAGAATGATACCCAAACAACCAGAAAGGGGTAATATTTTTGACCGCAATGGCAAACTTTTAGCAAGTACTCGCTATCCTCGTTCTGTATATTTATGGCCAATGGCTCACACCAAACCTTCTTGGCCAGTTGTGGGGGCGCGTCTCTCCAAAATTCTTGATATTCCTCAAGCAGAAATTGAAAAGAAGCTAGAAGAAGCAGGTAGAAATTCTTCATCGCTGATCCGGATTGCGCGGGATCTCGATGAAGCCGAAATTACCGCGTTAAAGGAGTATCAAAGCGAACTAACAGATGTAGAAATTCATCTGGATGCGGTGCGTTATTATCCCCACGGAAAAGCAGTAGCCCATGTACTGGGTTATACTCGTGAGTTAACGGCGGAACAGTTAAAAGATAAGAAGCAAGATGGCTATCGCTTAGGAGACGTCATCGGTCAGATGGGGGTGGAAAAGGCTTATGAAAAATCGCTCAGAGGCGAATGGGGCGGTCAGCAGGTAGAAGTGGATGGTGCTGGTCGGCCGCTGCGGGTTTTGGGAGAAAAACAGGCAAAAGCAGGTAACGATTTACACTTGACTATAGATTTGGAGATGCAAAAGACAGCAGAAAAAGCTTTAGGCGATCGCAATGGTGCGATCGTGGCGATCGATCCCAAAAACGGTGCTGTCTTAGCAATGGTGTCTCACCCTACCTTCGATCCCAATATTTTCTCGAAGCAGAAACTCACTCAAAAAGATTGGGAAAGCGTACAAGGTGCAGAACATCCCTTGGTCAATCGTGCCCTCAGCGCCTTTCCCCCAGCTAGTACCTTTAAAATTGTCACCACAACAGCTGGTTTGGAATCAGGGAAATTTTCTCCCAACACAGTGCTACAAACCTATGGTTCCTTGAATATCGGCGGTACTACCTTTGGGGAGTGGAACCATGCAGGCTTTGGGCCTTTAGGTTTTGTCGGGGCATTACAGTGGAGTAGCGATACCTTCTTTTATCAAATTGGTAGGGCAGTCGGCGGCCCGACTTTAATTGAATGGACGCGTAAGTATGGATTTGGGGAAAAAACTGGTTTTGAGTTTGCTTCTGAAGAAACAAAAGGTCTAGTTCCCGATGAGACTTGGAAGCAGAAAGTGTGGAAGATGCCTTGGACTGTAGGCGACAGTATTAATATGTCAATCGGTCAAGGTGCTTTACAAACCACTCCCCTGCAAGTCGCGATTATGTTTGCCGTACCTGCTAATGGTGGTTATCGAGTCCAGCCGCATTTACTTAAAGACAATGAAGAGGCAAAAAATTGGCGTTCATCGTTAGATATGAAGCCAACAACTATTAAAGTGCTTCAAGAAGGACTGCGGAAGGTGGTAGCTGAAGGTACGGGTAAAGCTTTGAATCAACCAACAGTTCCCCCTGTAGCTGGTAAGAGTGGCACAGCCGAAGCTTGGAAACGTGGGGTAAAACAAAATCACGCTTGGTTTGGTGCTTATGCCCCAGCCGATAAGCCAGAGTTATTGATAGTAGCCTTTGCTGAACATTCCGGTGGCGGCGGTGGTAGCGTTGCTGCCCCGATAATTTTAGAAATTATGGAGGAATATTTCCAACGGAAGTATCCAGGGAAGTATCAAAAAGCAGCCAAAGCAAAAACTTAA
- the cpcD_1 gene encoding rod linker polypeptide CpcD, producing MASTIVDPGDFSEYSSRHVTIEVTGGCNRGLMRKAKYTKTIPYSCLSQTIQSINRLGGKITSVTLSPSHTQVSTTPSHITESDVLASAHPDESVFSFPQPQEQKHPDDTCEIVKPTPAPQEKEAIPARNAVSNSVEYTFTEEW from the coding sequence ATGGCAAGCACAATCGTTGATCCTGGCGATTTTAGTGAATATAGCAGTCGCCACGTGACCATTGAAGTCACAGGGGGCTGTAATCGAGGGTTAATGCGGAAGGCAAAGTACACAAAGACAATCCCTTATAGTTGTCTGTCTCAAACAATTCAAAGTATTAATCGCCTTGGTGGCAAAATTACCAGCGTTACCTTATCACCTTCTCATACTCAAGTCTCAACAACACCATCTCACATAACTGAAAGCGATGTCTTAGCTTCAGCACATCCAGATGAATCTGTATTCTCATTCCCCCAGCCTCAGGAACAGAAACACCCTGATGACACCTGTGAGATCGTAAAACCAACTCCAGCGCCGCAGGAAAAAGAAGCGATACCTGCGAGGAACGCAGTTTCCAACTCAGTAGAGTATACCTTTACAGAAGAGTGGTGA
- a CDS encoding regulator of phycobilisome biosynthesis, giving the protein MPARLQIKAEDCSPLGRFILQYLEEQGISMNRLAELSGVPQPRLRGACFKGTCPTPETLRKLARVMGKHHLELYTLAYEARIEKLPEDADDSSLDMLMRDLFETAREMGLVAPKVRPSKAKIRKALLELGFRTENDECA; this is encoded by the coding sequence ATGCCAGCAAGGTTGCAAATAAAAGCTGAAGATTGCTCCCCTTTAGGACGATTCATTCTTCAATACTTGGAAGAACAGGGTATCAGTATGAACCGTCTGGCGGAATTGTCTGGTGTTCCTCAACCTAGGCTTAGAGGTGCTTGTTTTAAGGGAACCTGTCCGACGCCGGAAACTTTAAGGAAACTGGCTAGAGTTATGGGGAAACATCACTTGGAGCTGTATACGCTAGCATACGAAGCCAGAATTGAGAAGCTTCCAGAAGATGCGGATGATAGTTCGCTGGATATGTTGATGCGGGATTTATTTGAGACTGCTAGAGAAATGGGATTAGTCGCGCCCAAAGTCCGCCCTTCTAAAGCCAAAATTCGCAAAGCTCTCCTAGAACTAGGATTTCGCACAGAGAATGATGAATGTGCTTAG
- a CDS encoding phycobilisome linker polypeptide, protein MAIPLLEYSPISQNQRVASYEVPGDEQARIFSTENLLSSTDLDVLIEAAYRQIFFHAFAADRERFLESQLRSGQITVRDFIRGLLLSNTYKRSFYDLNSNYRFVEQTVQRVLGRDVYNNREKIAWSIVVATKGIQGFVDDLLNSDEYLEAFGYDTVPYQRRRVLPGRTEGELPFNIKSPRYDAYHRAKLGFPQVIWQTSVRRFTPPERKPTAGNPELFLDMARSINPTGNAPQQFSVQNIDIEKAVPYRRK, encoded by the coding sequence GTGGCAATTCCTCTTTTAGAATATTCCCCTATTTCTCAAAACCAACGCGTAGCCTCCTATGAGGTTCCCGGAGACGAGCAAGCCAGAATCTTCTCTACAGAGAACCTGCTTTCTTCTACAGACTTGGACGTTCTGATTGAAGCAGCTTATCGTCAGATTTTCTTCCATGCTTTTGCTGCGGATCGCGAGCGTTTCCTAGAGTCACAGCTTCGCAGCGGTCAGATTACAGTACGCGACTTCATTCGTGGCTTGCTGTTATCTAATACCTACAAGCGCAGTTTCTACGACCTGAATAGCAACTATCGTTTTGTAGAACAAACTGTACAGCGCGTTCTCGGTCGCGATGTTTACAACAACCGCGAAAAGATTGCTTGGTCGATTGTTGTAGCGACAAAGGGTATTCAGGGCTTTGTTGATGACTTACTCAACAGTGATGAGTATCTAGAAGCCTTTGGGTACGACACAGTACCTTACCAACGTCGTCGGGTACTACCCGGTCGGACAGAGGGTGAACTGCCTTTCAACATCAAGTCTCCCCGCTACGATGCTTACCATCGTGCTAAGTTAGGCTTCCCACAAGTCATTTGGCAGACTAGCGTGCGTCGCTTTACTCCCCCCGAAAGGAAGCCAACAGCAGGTAATCCCGAGCTGTTCTTGGATATGGCTCGGAGTATCAACCCAACAGGCAACGCACCTCAGCAGTTCTCAGTACAAAATATCGATATTGAGAAAGCGGTACCCTATCGTCGCAAGTAA
- a CDS encoding phosphoribosylformylglycinamidine cyclo-ligase has protein sequence MDYRDAGVDVEAGRAFVDRIRNLVHSTFRPEVIGGLGGFGGCFQLPGGYREPVLVSGTDGVGTKLKIAQVLNRHDTVGIDLVAMCVNDVLTSGAEPLFFLDYLATGKLEKEQLTEVVAGIASGCKQAGCALLGGETAEMPGFYQVGEYDLAGFCVGIVEKSQMLDGSQVQIGDVAIALASAGIHSNGLSLVRKIVSDGGFSWSDAWRQVAPHLRPELLGGETIGETFLKPTRIYVKPVLAARQAGLEIHGMAHITGGGLPENLPRCLGTGQAIKIDPNSWAIPPVFQWLAEAGGVSKEAMYNTFNMGIGFVLLVPPQQVEQAISYFQSHDIAAFAIGEVISGSNSLVGLL, from the coding sequence ATGGATTATCGCGATGCTGGGGTTGATGTTGAGGCTGGTCGAGCCTTTGTAGATCGAATTCGCAATTTGGTTCACAGCACCTTTAGGCCGGAAGTCATTGGTGGACTCGGTGGCTTTGGTGGGTGCTTTCAGCTTCCAGGAGGTTATCGGGAACCGGTATTAGTTTCCGGGACAGATGGCGTAGGTACAAAGCTCAAAATTGCTCAAGTTCTTAACCGCCATGACACCGTAGGTATTGATTTGGTAGCGATGTGTGTCAATGATGTGTTGACATCTGGAGCAGAACCGTTGTTTTTCTTAGATTATTTGGCAACAGGTAAGCTAGAGAAAGAGCAATTAACCGAGGTGGTTGCGGGTATAGCTTCTGGATGTAAACAAGCTGGTTGTGCTTTGCTAGGAGGAGAAACAGCAGAAATGCCTGGTTTCTACCAAGTGGGTGAGTATGACTTAGCTGGATTTTGTGTGGGAATTGTCGAAAAAAGCCAAATGTTAGATGGTTCCCAAGTACAAATAGGAGATGTAGCGATCGCGCTTGCGAGTGCTGGTATCCACAGTAATGGCTTAAGTTTAGTACGAAAGATTGTCAGCGATGGCGGATTTTCTTGGAGCGATGCCTGGCGGCAAGTTGCTCCGCACCTACGCCCAGAATTATTAGGTGGCGAAACTATTGGCGAAACCTTCCTAAAACCTACGCGTATTTACGTCAAACCTGTGTTAGCTGCACGTCAAGCAGGTTTAGAAATTCACGGTATGGCACATATAACAGGTGGTGGTTTACCAGAAAATTTACCCAGATGCTTAGGAACAGGTCAAGCAATTAAAATTGATCCCAACAGTTGGGCGATCCCGCCTGTATTTCAGTGGTTGGCTGAAGCTGGAGGAGTAAGTAAAGAAGCAATGTACAACACCTTCAATATGGGTATTGGCTTTGTGCTATTGGTTCCACCCCAGCAAGTAGAACAAGCAATTAGCTACTTTCAATCACATGATATTGCAGCTTTTGCGATCGGTGAAGTAATTTCTGGTTCTAATTCACTAGTAGGATTGCTGTAA
- the cpcD_2 gene encoding phycocyanin-associated 7.8kDa rod linker protein, whose product MVGKFKIGAGSISSSASRVFRYEVIGLRQTSETNNKFEIRHSGSTFINVPYSRMNEQMQRISRLGGKIINIEPLFVETDDPSAVPHRGGGRR is encoded by the coding sequence ATGGTAGGTAAATTTAAAATCGGTGCTGGTAGCATTTCTTCATCTGCCAGTCGAGTATTTCGTTATGAAGTTATTGGCTTGCGTCAAACTTCCGAAACTAATAATAAATTTGAGATTCGGCATAGTGGTAGCACTTTTATCAATGTGCCTTACTCTCGGATGAATGAACAGATGCAGCGAATTAGCCGTTTAGGTGGCAAAATTATTAATATAGAGCCTTTGTTTGTAGAAACTGACGATCCTAGCGCAGTTCCTCACCGTGGTGGTGGCAGACGTTAG
- a CDS encoding two component transcriptional regulator, translating into MRILLVEDDVCLAETLAAALSEQLYVVDVVHDGEAGWHQAKTLNYDLLLLDVMLPQLDGISLCQRLRSQSYNLPILMLTACNTIHDEINALDVGADDYIVKPFELQKLFARIRALLRRGCVTSPPILKWGDLRLNPSTYEVSYGETPIYVTPKEYGILELLLRNGRRVLSRRAIVEHIWTLESPPEENTIKVHIRSLRQKIKAAGATEDLIETVRSMGYRLNQLNYNREVNNF; encoded by the coding sequence ATGCGGATTCTCCTGGTTGAAGATGATGTGTGCCTTGCAGAAACCTTGGCAGCAGCTCTAAGCGAACAGCTTTATGTAGTTGATGTTGTGCATGATGGAGAAGCCGGATGGCATCAAGCCAAAACCCTAAATTATGATTTGCTATTGCTGGATGTGATGTTACCCCAATTAGATGGTATAAGTCTTTGCCAGCGTTTGCGATCGCAAAGTTATAACTTGCCTATTCTCATGCTCACTGCTTGTAACACAATCCACGATGAAATTAATGCGCTGGATGTGGGAGCAGATGACTATATAGTTAAACCATTCGAGTTACAAAAACTATTTGCGCGCATTCGCGCCTTACTGCGACGAGGATGCGTGACATCCCCGCCAATTCTCAAATGGGGCGATTTGCGCCTCAATCCCAGCACCTATGAAGTCAGTTATGGGGAAACTCCCATATATGTGACGCCCAAAGAGTACGGAATCTTAGAATTACTGTTGCGGAATGGTCGTCGCGTTCTCAGTCGTCGTGCGATCGTTGAACACATCTGGACGTTAGAATCGCCACCAGAAGAAAATACAATCAAGGTTCATATCCGGAGTTTGCGCCAAAAAATCAAAGCAGCAGGAGCCACAGAAGACCTAATTGAGACAGTTCGGAGTATGGGTTATCGTCTCAATCAACTTAATTACAACCGAGAAGTTAATAATTTCTGA
- a CDS encoding spermidine/putrescine ABC transporter ATP-binding subunit: MAQTVTQNQGEMMALQPLDVELRNVFKFFNQEPAVNGVDLDVRQGEFFSILGPSGCGKTTILRLIAGFEQADAGKVLIQGQPMTNVPPYRRPVNTVFQSYALFNHLNVWDNIAFGLRLKKFRKPEIDRRVKEALKLVKMESLRSRFPNQLSGGQQQRVALARALVNRPSVVLLDEPLGALDLKLRKEMQVELINLHKELGLTFIMVTHDQEEALSLSDRIAVINQGKIEQVGTPSQIYEFPRTAFVADFIGDTNLFSGEIVAVEASTVQIETKTGLKIIVNRNEETPTEISQSVVVSVRPEKIQLSLYPPNLPNNCFEGRLVNIMYLGTHVNYVVELINGISINVLQPNTFGSLPDANTPIYAWWAGSDCLAISQ; the protein is encoded by the coding sequence ATGGCTCAAACTGTGACGCAGAATCAGGGGGAGATGATGGCTTTGCAGCCGCTTGATGTTGAGCTGCGTAACGTGTTCAAGTTTTTTAACCAAGAACCAGCAGTCAACGGAGTAGACTTGGACGTTAGACAAGGAGAATTCTTTAGTATCCTAGGCCCTTCTGGTTGTGGCAAGACAACAATATTACGTTTAATTGCTGGGTTTGAACAAGCTGATGCTGGTAAGGTGTTGATTCAGGGTCAGCCCATGACTAATGTCCCGCCTTATCGCCGACCTGTCAATACGGTATTTCAAAGCTACGCACTATTTAATCACTTGAATGTGTGGGATAACATTGCCTTTGGGCTGCGGTTAAAAAAATTTCGCAAACCAGAAATCGATCGCCGAGTCAAAGAAGCTTTAAAACTGGTGAAAATGGAAAGTTTGCGATCGCGTTTTCCCAATCAACTTTCTGGGGGACAGCAGCAACGGGTAGCCTTAGCTAGGGCTTTAGTCAATCGTCCCTCTGTGGTCTTACTCGATGAACCCTTGGGAGCCTTAGATTTAAAGCTGCGTAAGGAAATGCAGGTCGAGTTAATCAATTTGCACAAAGAATTGGGATTGACCTTTATCATGGTGACTCACGACCAAGAAGAAGCGTTATCCTTAAGCGATCGCATTGCTGTGATTAATCAAGGCAAAATTGAGCAAGTTGGTACTCCCAGCCAAATTTACGAATTTCCCCGCACTGCTTTTGTTGCTGATTTTATTGGTGATACTAATTTATTTAGCGGTGAAATTGTTGCCGTAGAAGCCTCAACAGTTCAAATTGAGACGAAAACCGGACTGAAAATTATTGTTAATCGTAATGAAGAAACACCTACTGAAATATCGCAATCGGTAGTAGTCAGCGTTCGTCCAGAAAAAATTCAACTCTCACTGTATCCGCCTAATTTGCCAAATAACTGCTTTGAAGGGCGGCTTGTCAACATTATGTATTTAGGAACTCATGTTAATTATGTTGTGGAATTAATCAACGGTATTAGTATTAATGTTTTGCAACCTAACACCTTTGGTAGCTTACCAGACGCCAATACACCTATATATGCTTGGTGGGCAGGAAGTGATTGTTTGGCTATTAGTCAATAA
- a CDS encoding phycobilisome rod-core linker polypeptide yields MSIPRLEYAPLSQNHRVEGFEVPSDEQPRIYTTDNLLAASEMDMLIMAAYRQVFNEQQMLDSHRQRFLESQLRAGQIMVRDFIRGLVLSDSFRRLTYDSNNNYRFVEICIQRILGRNVYSDREKLSWSIVLATKGLQGFIDDLLNADEYLSNFGYDTVPYQRRRILPQRTQGELPFARMARYGEHYRDKLPHLLRRIPTGIFEQFERFSLQTLLTRADWTTSFGLIGFFILVAFLLILFSEANNLIGG; encoded by the coding sequence ATGTCGATTCCTCGATTAGAATATGCACCTTTATCTCAAAATCATCGAGTAGAAGGGTTTGAAGTTCCAAGCGATGAACAACCCAGGATTTACACTACCGACAACCTTCTGGCTGCTTCCGAAATGGATATGTTGATTATGGCAGCCTATCGCCAGGTTTTTAACGAGCAACAGATGCTAGATAGCCATCGTCAGCGATTTTTGGAGTCTCAGTTGCGGGCTGGTCAAATCATGGTGAGAGACTTCATTCGCGGATTGGTACTGTCCGATTCTTTCCGCAGACTTACCTACGACAGTAACAATAACTATCGGTTTGTCGAGATTTGCATTCAGCGAATTCTGGGTCGTAATGTTTATAGCGATCGCGAAAAACTTTCCTGGTCGATTGTGCTAGCGACTAAAGGATTGCAAGGTTTTATCGATGATTTACTCAACGCCGATGAATACCTGAGTAACTTTGGTTATGATACCGTTCCTTACCAGCGCCGCCGCATCTTACCGCAACGCACTCAAGGCGAACTTCCCTTTGCGCGGATGGCGCGTTATGGCGAACACTATCGAGACAAGCTTCCCCATCTTTTGCGCCGCATTCCTACAGGGATTTTTGAACAATTTGAGCGTTTTAGTTTGCAAACCTTGCTTACCCGTGCTGACTGGACTACCAGCTTCGGTCTGATCGGTTTTTTCATACTAGTAGCTTTCCTGCTCATCCTCTTTTCCGAAGCAAACAACTTGATAGGCGGTTAA
- a CDS encoding S23 ribosomal protein, with translation MTSKYFQELRVYELAEKLADQIWIVIDEWDLFAKNTMRTQIVRSADSIGANIAAGVGRGSYQDNRRFVRMVRGSLNETQHWLRRAYSRNLLTGEQIRT, from the coding sequence ATGACTAGTAAATATTTTCAAGAATTACGGGTTTATGAATTGGCAGAGAAATTAGCTGATCAAATTTGGATAGTAATTGATGAATGGGATTTATTTGCCAAAAATACAATGCGTACACAGATAGTACGTTCAGCAGATAGTATTGGGGCAAACATAGCAGCAGGAGTTGGGAGGGGTAGTTACCAAGACAATCGACGATTTGTAAGAATGGTAAGAGGTTCTTTAAACGAAACTCAACATTGGCTAAGGCGAGCATATAGTCGTAACCTCTTAACAGGTGAACAGATAAGAACTTAG
- a CDS encoding PHP-like protein, whose translation MVVNFARTSASTEILKQVFQNIDAQSCPTLFNFHMHTVQSDGRLQPHTLMEQAIAIGLQGLAITDHHTIGGYQAAKAWLEDWRWNHPEAAIPHLWSGVEINANLLDIEVHILAYSFQPEHKSMKPYLQRKATTGKEYQAHNVIAAIHEAGGLAVLAHPARYRRSHLELIPAAAEKGIDGVETFYAYNNPNPWKPSTLESEQIQHLAAEYRLFNTCGTDTHGLSILQRL comes from the coding sequence ATGGTTGTAAATTTTGCTCGAACTTCAGCTTCTACGGAAATTTTAAAACAAGTATTCCAGAATATTGATGCCCAAAGTTGCCCGACATTATTTAACTTTCATATGCACACTGTCCAGTCTGATGGCAGATTGCAACCACATACCTTAATGGAACAAGCGATCGCCATTGGACTACAAGGACTGGCAATCACCGACCATCATACTATTGGTGGTTATCAAGCGGCAAAAGCTTGGTTAGAAGACTGGAGGTGGAATCATCCTGAAGCAGCGATTCCCCACTTGTGGAGTGGCGTGGAAATTAATGCCAATCTTTTGGATATTGAAGTGCATATTTTGGCTTACTCTTTCCAGCCAGAACATAAGAGCATGAAACCGTATTTGCAAAGAAAAGCGACTACAGGTAAAGAATATCAAGCACATAATGTAATTGCTGCAATTCATGAAGCTGGAGGATTAGCTGTACTCGCTCATCCGGCGCGTTACAGGCGATCGCACTTAGAGTTAATTCCCGCTGCTGCTGAAAAGGGAATCGATGGTGTAGAAACCTTCTACGCTTACAACAACCCCAACCCTTGGAAACCTAGTACTTTAGAGTCAGAACAAATACAACATTTAGCTGCTGAATATCGGCTTTTCAATACTTGTGGTACTGATACACACGGTTTGAGCATACTCCAGCGTTTGTAA
- a CDS encoding peptidoglycan glycosyltransferase: MAFLPSSLPGSKKDTRTVGRGFQSIFLIAFTLVMTAGIDARLAYLQIVEGPKLRQRAESNRIRMIAKQPERGNIFDRNGKLLASTRYPHSVYLWPMAHTKPSWSVVAPRLEKILNITQDEMEKKLKQAGANSSSLIRIARDISEAQITALKEYANELPEVEINTEAVRYYPHGAALAHVLGYTRELTAEQLKDKKEEGYRLGDVIGQMGVEKAYEKTLRGEWGGQQVEVDGAGRPIRVLGEKQAKAGNDLHLTIDLNLQKAADQALGKYQGAVVAIDPNNGAVLAMASHPTFDPNIFSKQKLSQKDWESVQGKDHPLVNRSLSAFPPASTFKIITASAGLETGKFSPDTVLQTFGSLTVGGVTFGEWNHAGFGPLGFAGALAMSSDTFFYQVGRKVGGPDLIAWSRKYGFGQKTGIEFANEESKGLVPDENWKQKAWKMPWTVGDTINMSIGQGALQVTPLQSAIMFSVPANGGYRVKPHLLKDHEEAKSWRVSLNMKPSTIKVLREGLRKVVSDGTGKRLNVPTIAPASGKSGTAEAGVGRPNHTWFGAYAPSDKPEIVVVAFGENSGDHGGTVCGPMALQVLEAYFQHKYPGKYQKSESEGKNQNGGGSTGD; encoded by the coding sequence ATGGCTTTCTTACCCTCATCTCTACCAGGTAGCAAAAAAGATACACGTACAGTTGGTCGTGGTTTTCAATCAATATTTTTAATCGCATTTACATTAGTGATGACGGCTGGTATTGATGCTCGTTTAGCTTACTTGCAAATTGTGGAAGGGCCAAAACTGCGCCAAAGAGCAGAGTCTAACCGCATTCGCATGATTGCTAAACAGCCAGAACGAGGCAATATTTTTGACCGCAATGGCAAACTTTTAGCAAGTACTCGCTATCCTCATTCTGTATATTTGTGGCCAATGGCTCACACTAAGCCTTCATGGTCAGTAGTCGCACCGCGCCTAGAGAAAATCCTCAACATTACCCAAGATGAGATGGAAAAGAAGCTCAAACAGGCTGGTGCTAATTCTTCCTCACTTATCCGCATTGCACGCGATATCAGTGAGGCGCAAATCACAGCATTAAAAGAGTATGCTAACGAACTCCCAGAAGTGGAAATTAACACGGAAGCTGTTCGCTACTATCCCCACGGTGCAGCATTAGCTCATGTACTAGGCTATACCAGAGAATTAACTGCGGAACAGTTAAAAGACAAAAAGGAAGAAGGTTACAGGCTCGGAGATGTAATTGGCCAGATGGGGGTAGAAAAAGCTTATGAGAAAACACTCAGAGGCGAGTGGGGCGGTCAGCAGGTAGAAGTAGATGGTGCTGGTCGTCCGATCAGGGTTTTGGGAGAAAAGCAGGCCAAAGCCGGTAACGATTTGCACTTAACTATAGATTTAAATTTGCAGAAAGCAGCAGACCAAGCTTTGGGTAAATATCAAGGTGCAGTTGTCGCCATTGACCCGAATAACGGCGCTGTTTTAGCAATGGCGTCTCACCCGACATTTGACCCGAATATTTTCTCTAAACAAAAACTTTCACAGAAAGATTGGGAGAGCGTACAAGGTAAAGACCATCCCTTAGTCAATCGCTCTTTAAGTGCTTTTCCACCAGCTAGTACCTTCAAAATTATTACCGCCTCAGCTGGGTTAGAAACAGGTAAATTTTCACCAGACACAGTATTACAAACCTTCGGCTCCTTGACTGTAGGTGGAGTCACCTTTGGTGAGTGGAACCACGCTGGGTTCGGCCCTTTGGGGTTTGCGGGAGCACTCGCTATGAGTAGCGATACCTTCTTTTATCAGGTTGGTAGAAAAGTTGGCGGCCCAGATCTGATCGCCTGGAGTCGTAAATATGGGTTTGGTCAAAAAACAGGAATTGAATTTGCCAATGAAGAATCAAAAGGTCTAGTTCCTGATGAGAATTGGAAGCAAAAAGCTTGGAAAATGCCTTGGACTGTAGGTGACACCATCAATATGTCAATTGGTCAAGGTGCTTTGCAGGTGACACCTCTGCAATCGGCAATTATGTTTTCTGTACCTGCTAATGGTGGCTATCGAGTCAAGCCGCATTTGCTCAAAGACCATGAAGAAGCAAAAAGCTGGCGAGTGTCATTAAATATGAAGCCGTCAACTATCAAAGTTCTGCGGGAAGGATTGCGGAAGGTAGTAAGCGATGGTACGGGTAAACGCTTGAATGTGCCAACAATTGCCCCAGCCTCAGGAAAAAGTGGTACTGCTGAAGCTGGTGTTGGTCGCCCAAATCATACTTGGTTTGGTGCTTATGCACCCAGCGATAAGCCAGAAATTGTGGTAGTGGCGTTTGGTGAAAACTCTGGGGATCATGGTGGTACTGTTTGCGGCCCAATGGCTTTACAAGTGCTGGAAGCTTATTTTCAGCATAAGTATCCAGGCAAGTATCAAAAATCTGAGTCTGAAGGTAAGAATCAAAATGGTGGAGGTAGCACTGGAGACTAA